A stretch of Ipomoea triloba cultivar NCNSP0323 chromosome 13, ASM357664v1 DNA encodes these proteins:
- the LOC116002749 gene encoding protein CHUP1, chloroplastic — protein MIVRLGFLVAASIAAYGVRQISVKPQRPPKPSGNSEEHTRNEEEDKEQITYSKNGLKEGELEEEKEEVKLINGIINPSLRKSLDIEDDLFPEFEDLLSGEIEFPLPSGMYDAANAEKERAYQNEMANNANELERLRNLVKELEEREVKLEGELLEYYGLKEQESDIVELQKQLKIKAVEIDMLNITVNTLQAEKKRLQDEVSKTVDARKELEVARNKIKEMQRQVQLEASQTKGHLLLLKQQVTGLQAKEKEAFKRDAEVEKKLKLLKELEVEVMELKRKNKELQIEKRELVMKLDAAQAKVTSLSNMTESEMVANVREEVTALRHTNEDLLKQVEGLQMNRFSEVEELVYLRWVNACLRFELRNYQAPAGKVTARDLSKSLSPRSQEKAKQLMLEYAGSERGQGDTDLESNFSHPSSPGSEDFDNTSIDSSTSRYSSLSKKPGLLQKLKKWGRSKDDSVFTSPSGSLGGSPSRMSMSHSRPRGPLESLMLRNAGDSVAITSFGTAEQEFLNSPETPKMSQARVHDMSPVSLNTVASSFHLMSKSVEGVMDEKYPAYKDRHKLAVEREKQLKEKAERARTAKFGDTSSFKVDRSIALPPKLTQIKEKAGVSSDSTEQSSDPKADSQSISKMKLAHIEKRAPRVARPPPKPSSASAPTTTGTNASGGAPPPPPPPPGAPPPPPPPGGPPRPPPPPGSLTKAGGGDKVHRAPELVEFYQTLMKRESKKDSSSPLISSSSNASDARSNMIGEIANKSSFLLAVKADVETQGDFVQSLASEVRAASFSNVDDLVAFVNWLDEELSFLVDERAVLKHFDWPEGKADALREAAFEYQDLMKLEKQVSSFVDDPNLSCEAALKKMYKLLEKVEQSVYALLRTRDMAISRYREFGIPTDWLLDAGVVGKIKLSSVQLARKYMKRVAIELDALSGPEKEPNREFLVLQGVRFAFRVHQFAGGFDAESMKAFEELRSRVATQTTGEVKQEE, from the exons ATGATTGTCAGGCTAGGTTTCTTGGTTGCTGCTTCAATTGCAGCCTATGGAGTTAGGCAGATTAGTGTCAAACCCCAAAGGCCACCCAAGCCTTCAG GAAATAGTGAAGAACATACTAGGAATGAAGAGGAAGACAAAGAGCAGATTACCTATTCTAAGAATGGCCTCAAAGAG GGTGAGTTGGAAGAGGAGAAAGAAGaagttaaattaataaatggGATTATAAATCCCTCGTTGAGGAAATCGTTGGATATCGAAGATGACCTCTTTCCTGAATTTGAAGATCTTTTATCAGGCGAGATAGAGTTTCCGTTACCTAGTGGCATGTATGATGCAGCAAATGCAGAGAAGGAGAGAGCATATCAAAATGAGATGGCTAATAATGCAAATGAGCTGGAAAGATTAAGAAATCTTGTGAAAGAGCTTGAGGAGAGGGAAGTGAAGCTCGAAGGCGAGCTGTTGGAGTATTATGGGCTGAAAGAGCAAGAATCAGATATTGTTGAGCTACAAAAGCAACTTAAGATTAAGGCAGTGGAGATTGATATGCTTAATATTACTGTAAATACCTTGCAAGCTGAGAAGAAGAGGCTTCAAGACGAGGTTTCCAAGACTGTCGATGCACGAAAGGAGTTAGAGGTGGCGAGGAACAAAATCAAGGAGATGCAGAGGCAGGTTCAACTTGAAGCGAGCCAGACGAAAGGGCACTTATTGTTGCTCAAACAGCAAGTTACCGGGCTTCAAGCAAAGGAAAAGGAAGCCTTCAAACGGGATGCTGAGGTAGAGAAGAAgcttaaacttttaaaggaGTTAGAGGTGGAGGTTATGGAGCTTAAGAGGAAGAACAAAGAGCTTCAGATTGAGAAACGAGAATTGGTCATGAAACTCGATGCAGCTCAAGCCAAAGTAACGTCCCTTTCTAATATGACAGAG AGTGAAATGGTTGCCAATGTGAGGGAAGAGGTTACAGCTTTGAGGCATACAAACGAGGATCTTCTAAAGCAAGTTGAAGGCCTACAGATGAATAGATTCAGTGAAGTCGAAGAGCTAGTGTATCTTCGTTGGGTGAATGCCTGCTTAAGATTTGAACTCCGGAACTATCAAGCGCCTGCAGGCAAAGTAACGGCTCGAGACCTCAGTAAAAGTTTGAGCCCGAGATCTCAGGAGAAGGCTAAACAGCTGATGTTAGAATATGCAGGTTCAGAGCGTGGTCAAGGGGACACTGATCTTGAAAGCAACTTTTCACACCCATCTTCTCCGGGGAGCGAAGATTTTGATAATACCTCTATTGATAGTTCTACTAGTAGATATAGTAGCCTCAGTAAAAAGCCTGGCTTACTTCAGAAGTTAAAGAAATGGGGGAGAAGCAAAGACGATTCAGTTTTTACTTCGCCATCAGGGTCTCTTGGAGGATCCCCGAGCAGGATGAGCATGAGTCATAGTAGGCCTCGGGGCCCTCTGGAATCCTTGATGCTCAGGAATGCGGGTGATAGTGTAGCCATCACTAGCTTTGGGACAGCAGAACAGGAATTCCTTAATTCCCCCGAAACACCAAAGATGTCCCAGGCTAGAGTACATGATATGTCTCCCGTTTCACTGAATACAGTTGCATCGTCTTTTCATTTAATGTCTAAGTCGGTCGAAGGGGTCATGGATGAAAAGTATCCTGCATATAAAGACCGGCATAAGTTGGCAGTGGAGAGGGAGaagcaattaaaagaaaaggcTGAACGAGCAAGAACTGCAAAATTTGGTGACACTTCGAGCTTTAAAGTAGACAGATCTATCGCCTTGCCCCCAAAACTTACACAGATAAAGGAGAAGGCAGGTGTCTCTAGTGACTCAACTGAGCAGTCTAGTGATCCTAAAGCAGATTCTCAATCAATAAGCAAAATGAAATTAGCCCATATTGAGAAACGAGCTCCTAGAGTTGCTCGTCCACCTCCTAAACCATCATCAGCTAGTGCTCCCACTACTACTGGTACAAATGCTTCGGGTGGGGCTCCACCTCCACCGCCTCCTCCACCGGGTGCTCCTCCGCCACCACCGCCACCAGGTGGACCGCCTAGGCCACCTCCTCCACCAGGGAGCCTAACAAAAGCAGGTGGAGGAGATAAAGTCCATCGAGCCCCAGAATTAGTTGAGTTCTACCAAACATTGATGAAACGGGAGTCAAAGAAGGATTCATCGTCACCTTTGATTTCTTCCTCATCAAACGCATCGGATGCAAGAAGCAACATGATTGGGGAGATAGCAAACAAATCCTCCTTCCTTTTAGCT GTGAAAGCTGATGTTGAAACTCAAGGCGATTTCGTCCAGTCACTGGCATCTGAAGTCCGTGCAGCTTCCTTCTCCAACGTAGACGATTTGGTGGCATTTGTGAACTGGCTAGATGAAGAGCTCTCCTTCTTG GTTGATGAACGAGCTGTTCTCAAGCATTTCGATTGGCCAGAAGGGAAAGCAGATGCATTGCGAGAGGCTGCATTCGAGTACCAGGACCTAATGAAACTAGAGAAGCAAGTTTCCTCGTTTGTTGATGATCCCAATCTTTCTTGTGAAGCTGCATTGAAGAAGATGTACAAGCTACTTGAGAA GGTGGAACAGAGTGTTTATGCACTTTTGCGCACAAGGGACATGGCTATATCACGATATAGAGAATTTGGCATCCCTACAGATTGGTTACTAGATGCTGGCGTGGTTGGAAAG ATTAAGCTCTCGTCTGTCCAACTGGCTCGCAAGTACATGAAACGTGTAGCAATAGAGCTTGATGCATTGAGCGGGCCTGAGAAGGAACCGAACAGAGAATTCTTAGTTCTACAAGGTGTTCGTTTTGCTTTCCGTGTTCATCAG TTTGCTGGAGGGTTTGATGCTGAGAGCATGAAGGCGTTTGAAGAACTGAGGAGTCGTGTGGCGACACAAACAACAGGAGAAGTAAAGCAAGAAGAATGA